GAGAGGATacggtaaagaagaaagttcaaAAAAGTGGAAAGCTTTTAATGTCGGCCTTTAACGCCGAGTGTTGCTGTTGGatcatttttttataaaaacagaagTTACTGTAACGttatttcccgttacagttactgagTAAAAacgtaacagtgttacagttacaagttcatttaacttaaaagtaactattCACAGTTACAAGTTACCTGTCCTCGACAATGCAACATTGCAAAGGTCAGCTCAGAAACCTGGTGACAACTGACATTAGTGCGAGCCCCGGCTCGCTTCGGTTCAGTCACAAAACTGCTTTTCGGTGAATGATTCGGAGGGATCGAAGTGCGGCCTCTCCGTTTACGGCCGGGGATTTATCGTGGCGCGAAGCATTGTGTCCTTGCAGCTGAAGCCTGCAACGTTTCCACCAAAGGTGCAGGAGGCGTGACAAAAGGTAGCATGAGACGCCGACCGCGCGTCTAGCTGGCCAATGGCGAAATCGAAACGCGTCATGCGTCTCAACGCGAAAGCTTTTGACACGGGTATGAACACGACGCGTGCGCTTTGTGCTCATTCGTTCGCCAGACCGcggccgcgctggaacgctgCCGTGGCCAGACGGTCAAACGCAGCAGCGGCTGGACGGAGCCCCACGGAGACCCGATATGGCGATGGAGGATCATCCGAAAGGCGACTCTGGGGAGCCCGAGCCGGCTGTACGGGCACCAGCCTGCCCAGATCCACAGTTTTCAATGATCAAACACCCACTTCAGCATCGGTGGAGCCTGTGGTTCTACAGGAATGACAAGAATCGCAGCTGGGAGGAGAACCTTCTGGAGATCTCCTCGTTCGACGCTGTTGAAGACTTCTGGGCGCTCTACAACCACATAGAGCTGGCCAGCAAGCTTCCCGTTGGATGCGACTACTCGCTGTTCAAGTCTGGCATCAAGCCCATGTGGGAAGACTGCCGCAACAAGCAAGGAGGTCGTTGGCTCTTCAACCTCAACAAAAACCAGAGGACAACGCACTTGGACAATTACTGGCTCGAAATCTTGCTGTGTTTGATAGGAGAGGGCTTTGACGAGTTCAGCGACGACGTCAACGGTGCTGTGGTTCAGGTTCGCAACAACCTCGACAAGATCGCCGTCTGGACCACCGATGTTCGCCGAGCTGATGGCAACGTCAAGATCGGTAAGACATTGAAGGCGCGGCTGAACATGCATCCCCGGCATATAGTTCCATACCAGGCCCACACCGATACTCAGTCGAAACATGGTTCCACGACAAGGGCTAGATATCAAGTCTAAAAGAAATTTGAGCGAACCAAGAGATGACAAGACGACGTGAAGCCACACCTCAACCAAGGTGCGTTGAACGGAAATGAAATGGAGCAACGTGGCTACACACCGAGAAccaaggaaagaaggggaaagAAAAATGAATATTTTGATGTGAAAGCGGAATATCTGCTATGCTTAAAGTTGCGTCTCTCTTGTGAAATGTTAAATAAAATTGTTTAAAAGTAACATCCATGGTGATTCCTTCGTCAGCTGCCGTGCGCTTCGGATGCTCGAATCCGCGTCGCTTCGGAGAGCAACGACGCGGAATTTAAGATTGTTTTGGCAAAAGCATAGACCAAACGGCGAGGGAACTATTAGAAGAGTTTCATATTGGAAGGAAAGGGTCCGCCTgtgtcagcataggcgtgcgcagtgttcctcatcaggggaggggggtcgaaggttcaccgcagccccctcgtgcgcacggcTATGCTTAGAAGTTAGTTCTCCCCCTTTGAACGTCGTTTGTAAATGGCGCCAATGACGCTCCTCTGTCTTTTCtgtcctttctttcttgtttcaagTATTGTGCCTTGAATGACGTGTTTATGCAAGCATAGATCACCCACTAAACGAGGAGCAAGTTGTTATGAAATTATACGGGAAAAAACTAGCTCTTTATATATATAACATGCGCCATGGAACAGTTAGGTTTCCAAAGTTATATTGTCAAAATTAGGACGAGTCTTCCTAAGAAGCGGTGCTAAAAGACGAAGGAGAGACATAAAAGCTACGACGAACTGGTGCCACATGTTGTCGTTCATGTCTGCCCGCGTCACTTTAGCGTTACTGGTTTCGCAGTACCAGTAGATCATGTCAACGATCACGACGATAAATTCGAGCTGCATATATATTTTAGGAGTCATGTTAAAACATGTGCGCTCACCCTGACAGTTGGTACCGCGAAGTACATGGAGCCGTACTTGAGCGCGACGGTTCCTTCCTGCAAGACGTGGTGACAAGCCCTTCGGTAAGAAGATGACTGAAGCTCTCGTGAAAAGTTTTATCATCAAGCTTATTTCATTATAATCACTTAATGTTGCATATGCCGCATTGTAGCTTCACCGCTGCCACTCGCCACAAGGAAGCAGCCTGAGCTGTTCACTTTTCCAGTCAAGACTGTATATTGAGAATGAAACCGATACTTTCTGTCTCGTTTATTCATTTTTCCTTTAATATTAGCGACATTTCTCACAATCGCCTGAAAAGTAAGGAACAGTAAGGGCACTGAATGCTCGAAGGCGGAGTTACTACACACATTTTAAAGGAAGGCCCCCTGTGCTGTGTGCCACCATAATCCCTACTGGGCTTTGGTAAACAATGGGTAAACATGtgtgcgtgaccccccccccccctgaatatGCACGGCTGAGGCAGCGCAGTCTGCGTCCATCAGCCTTTGCACTACCGTGCCACGGACAAGAATCAAAATGCTCCCTGCCCATTGAAAAGGTCATTGTCGGGCTTGTCGATTTGATCGATCTGACATGATGCGATACTTGCTGATACGCAAACTTTCGCGTGCATTTAGTGCGCTTTTTCAGCTTTCTCTGCCGTAGTCTAACTTACCCCTATCACGAGGCGTTTGACGGCGGCTCTGTACTTCTCGTCAGCTTCCCGAGGCGTAGGTTCTTGTTGAGGTGGCGCCATTGCAGCTGCGTTGCAGAGGATTACAAGTTTGGTTGGATTACAACGTTGAAGCGCGTTAACTTACGCAATCCCGCCTACTCCTGTTTTCTTGTACTGATCCCTCTTCATTCCACGGTTGCATACGTAGTACAATCAGTGTCCATCCGGATGCACGCTCATAATTTGTGTCATTTAGTAATCCAGCTTGGAAGTGCATTGTATTTGTAGGAGCTCAAGAGTAGCTGAGGCAACTACCATGACGCTGTATCATATGGCACACGCTTATTCGCCGCTGCGTTAGCGTCGTTAACGAATACAACGATGTTAGTCCGCTGTTTGGAAGGGGTGACTTAAAGGAGATAAGCTTACTTGGTTCAGCGCCGGCGACCGTTGCAGCCGctcgttcttcttcttctgcttcttcgcGGTGCTCGCACGGCCACGAGTCGAGACGCCACGCGAGAGCGCGAGGGCTcgctggttggttggttccttaggggaatagctcaacccactacaggggatcggccacgaaacgtgcggcagtagaatttgAGGGCTCGCGGTGTGGCCCGCAGCACTAAGGAAAGTTAACATGCGCCAAACTGCTTGAGAAAAAATATTGCAGCTGGGTATATACATAACTCAATTATCGAACTGGAAATCTCTCCAGCTAGAAAgatgcaagggcgtccgcagaaatttttccaggggggtgcatcctagggaggggggggggggttcactaccgtgaattgaccggcaaggttagtcaataatatgtaataacgtgcaaagttggctggcaatcctgaaggccgtttcacacggatatgcggaccttttgcgtgctaacgaacgtgtgcagcttattgctactgcatagaaggatatccgaaattccagggggggggggcagccgccccccccccttgcacccccctccggacgcccatggaaaGATGCAATAATCCAGCTGGAAATGAACTTTGTTCATCTgggccatcttgtttttcttctcaattgATGTAAGgatctctgcccccccccccccccccccctttacgaAAACTTTTTGCACctcatgtggttttgcactggctctgggatcggcacaccttagaccatgcaatgatCTCGTTTGATGCCGTCATCAAGCcgtaatctctgatcacgtgatATTTCGCATTGTTTGTGTTGACGCTACCACCGACGGTCACCTTCCTCGTTTGATGGGACATCCAAGGCCCTCGCCTTAAAATGTAACCCTtgaaaccaggcccgtagccaggaatcttttcgggaggggggggggcacttgctgaaagccgcctattttcattatttattttcggtaaaacaccatgtatcataaaaatttcagggggggggggcggctacgggcctgcttgaaACACAACCATGAATTTTATACCAGTTTGCCGAAGCGTTTGCTGCTTATACTAACTTTACTAATTATATTGTTCCAATTTTAATTGATGACGCACCTTAAACTCTATCATATACAACTCTTAGCTTTACCCATTCCAGCCCTTCTGTatacatatattttttatttatcacGGTTTTCGGACAACTCACATTGGCacttggcaggggcgtagccaggaggaaggggagggggctCAATTTTGCAGGTGTataaatacacgcacacatgcaaatgcatgcacgaacatacatgaagtaatGCATAGAAAGAcgaggacgccgaccacaagaggaTAAACAATTTACGGGCGTTTCGGCTCCCAgaacgggagccgaaacgtcggtAATTGTTTATGCtctttttattcaatgattcttcccgaccagatGAGTGTCCGTCAAAGCCTTGAtttcataaagtatggttgaaacccaccccaaaaattttctggctacgtgGCTACCTTGATAGAGTGGTCTGGAGGATAGAAAGGAGGGTCATTCGTACCAGTGCCGCTAAAAGGCTTGCAGTTTCACGTAAATAACCAACCTGTTTGTTATAAATAGAAGTGAGAGAAAGCATGAGCCTGTTAATTTTTTGAGAACCTGCGccttttttaatcatttttataGGACTCGGACTTAAGTTACTTGTTGCCGCGTTAGAGCTTACTCTTAACTAGTGCTGAAGATTGGGCGAGTCGATTTGGTACTTTCAAACTTATTACAATGTGGTAAAAGATGGGATACTTGTATAGCTAGGTAGATAACGTGCTTTTTCTCGGCATAACAGACTGATGTGTTCAAGTGTATtctataggggtgtgcgaatattcgaaatttcgaatatttttcgaatagtgtttgctattcgattcgattcgcactggaattttactattcgaactttccAAAAACAAAtagagtcaacgtccgattgaaagtgaccccttcagattttcaatatgcttcgcctcattacactctcgtattacggcaaagctgccttttaagctccgttacggtcgaactttgccaagacacagtcaacgtcagactGAAAGTGACCTcttcagattttcgatatgcttcaccttattgcactctcgtattgcggcaaagctgcccttcaagctccgttacggtcgaactttgccaagacagtcaacgtccgattaaaagtggaccctagatttttttttaatatgcttcacctcatcacaccccggtattgcggcaaagctgcctttcaagtagggtacgaatttgggctggttggtgcatgacttcaagtagaaaacagcgctacgagacgggacaaagaaaggacacaaacacggcgctgacaaTTATTGACAATTATTGGCAATTATCGACAATTATTGACAATTACCAtgacaaacacggcgctgacaaTTATGGCAattattctctgccaaaaataaatttgatagcctgtgtcagcaggtaaacagagaaaccaagacggaaagatgtagtaagaagcaccggcaaaagtttgttaAATGTcgcgattctgttgtgtacaagattcctctttcctgcgggcgttactacgttggtcaaactggccggtgtgctaatgaccgcttgcgcgagcacgcaaacaaggtctctaaacaagcaaaagacagtcaactgtccattcattgcaatgaatgcggctgccagccatcttttaaagattcgagtttcctatcaaagtactatgacgaacgtgcgcgtctcgtttctgaagcgtatcacatttgtaaaggcggcgaggcatgtgttagcctcccctcgatttcactgcttttgaaggagatagcatttctgtcgagttaagaaTTTCTTgtctttgcgcaggctgaccgggtttttctgcttttttgttattctttctttagtcatggtggagtataaatatgcggactggtggaataaagcacatttggttgatagtcagcactgtgtttgtgccctttctttgtcccgtctcgtagcgctgttttctacttgatgcctttcaagctccgctacggtcgcaaatgtattaactcaagaaaacgctggttccaacatggagatgaaagatgtggcagaggtgggggctcaattaatgctgtttcggacctgaaatttgggcaggaagtccgaaaaatcggaagtcgaaactttttagcatccaaaatttcagatgttcttatatatcgacgtctacgaggcaggtttggaactccggacttcaagggagcacacccttgtccaccacatcagttgggcttccacagaagttgaaagaggaggagaggctgagaagatggcatctttgcctatcacaagtaaagtgttgtcggcaacactttggttgcaccaaatcatgtacataaatacaattcggcctctacattgcctcattcttgataagacaactatgaaacacgaccccaccagtgcttcgtcaacctagcgaaaagaaacactttcatgttgctatctcataagaatatgcttaggaatcctctctaacatttttttctgcaatttcgcttcgaagtattcgaaaaatattctagaaatattcgagaaatattcgattccATTCACACTCACgcttcaatatttgaattcgcttcgcacccaaaattttgctattcgcaccgCTCTAGTATTCTACTTGTTGGACCGGAAGTTCCTTAGTGGCCATATTGTTCCCTTCAATATTTAATCACAATTTCTAATCATGTTTTTTTTCCCCCATTGTTCAATGAATTTTTGTTCAGAATCAATGAATCAAGAGAACCTCCAGGTCCCACATGCGGTAAACACCTTTTCTTTTTAGGTGTGTGCAAacattcgaactttcgaatattttt
Above is a window of Rhipicephalus sanguineus isolate Rsan-2018 chromosome 3, BIME_Rsan_1.4, whole genome shotgun sequence DNA encoding:
- the LOC119385096 gene encoding eukaryotic translation initiation factor 4E-like codes for the protein MAMEDHPKGDSGEPEPAVRAPACPDPQFSMIKHPLQHRWSLWFYRNDKNRSWEENLLEISSFDAVEDFWALYNHIELASKLPVGCDYSLFKSGIKPMWEDCRNKQGGRWLFNLNKNQRTTHLDNYWLEILLCLIGEGFDEFSDDVNGAVVQVRNNLDKIAVWTTDVRRADGNVKIGKTLKARLNMHPRHIVPYQAHTDTQSKHGSTTRARYQV